DNA from Prunus persica cultivar Lovell chromosome G6, Prunus_persica_NCBIv2, whole genome shotgun sequence:
TAAGATGCTAGAGAGCACTGAAATAAAGTTTGAGTTATTGGATAGTTGTGGCTTTGGATTCAGTCTGTGGGTATCTGTTCACAACTGTTTTTGAAGTGGAAGAGCACGCATATGTTCTTCTATTCTTGGACTTCAATTTTCTGAAAGATTTTTACTAATCCAATGAACACAGGATGTCTGCAGAAATGGTAGCTTGTATAGCTGTCGAGTCTTTATCAATTCTAGAGAAGATGCACTCAAGAGGGTATGTCAACGCAGCCTCAgataattttattcactttttgGTGTTGGTTGTCCCAATCTTGTGGATATTATATGAATACTAAAATTTCTTCAATCCTAttgccttttgtttctttcaaaaataattttttattatctttctAACTTATTTCAAATCATGACTTGTTGACATTAGCTATGTGCATGGAGATGTAAAGCCAGAAAACTTTTTACTTGGTCAGCCATCTACGGCTCAAGAGAAGAAATTGTTTCTTGTTGACCTTGGACTAGGTaagttaatttattttcatctgTAGGGCTTCTCTCCAGTTATTTCATTTACTTTCATTTCTTATGTCTTCTTCATTACCTGATTGTGCAGCGACAAAGTGGAAAGACACTAATGGGGGTCATGTTGATTATGATCAACGTCCTGATATGTTTAGGTGAAGTAATATCTgcattttttggggtatggTATTCAGTCTAATTCTTCTATATTTAGCCCTAAAATCTTTTCTGTTTCACCTCCAGAGGAACTGTTCGATATGCTAGTGTTCATGCTCACTTGGGAAGAACTGCTAGTAGAAGAGATGATCTTGAATCTCTTGCTTATACACTCATTTTTCTCCACCGAGGAAGGTTACCATGGCAGGGCTATCAGGTACATAAGAGGGATTAATTTTAGAGTCTGATTTACTCTCCTTTATTGGGATTTATTATGAAATTGATCTGCACTGTACTTGGTCCTGTTTCAGGGTGATAACAAATCTTTCCTAGTTTGCAAAAAAAAGATGGCAACATCTCCTGAAATGCTGTGCTGCTTCTGCCCCCCACCTCTTAGGCAATTTCTTGAGGTTGTGGTGAACATGAAATTTGATGAAGAGCCTAACTATTCGAAGCTAATATCATTGTTTGAGAGTTTGATAGGATCAAATCCTGCTGTAAGGCCAATCAAAATTGATGGCGCTCAGAAGGTATTTTAGTGATATTGTAATATATAAAGCTTTCTTTTGTATGTTCATTGGgcttataaattaatttattgcaaacTGTTTTAGATTATTAGCCAGGTTGGCCAGAAACGGGGTAGATTGAATATtgaggaagatgatgatggcCAGCCAAGGAAGAAAGTTAGGCTAGGAGTACCTGCCACACAATGGATTTCAGTTTACAATGCTCGGATGCCGATGAAACAGAGGTAGAAATTCATTTTGCAacattgtacttttttttccaTCAATATATAGTGCAGTTTCATTCTTTCCTTGCATATCAAAGGGAAAAGTGATTTGAATAAGAATCCCTGACTGTAATTTCCTAATGGCTTGATCATCTTTTATTACTAGGTATCATTACAATGTCGCTGATGCAAGGTTGGCACAACATGTGGAGAGAGGGATTCAAGACGGTCTGCTTATAAGTTGTGTGTCATCTTGTTCTAATCTCTGGGCACTTATTATGGATGCCGGAACCGGTTTTACAAACCAAGTTTATGAGCTTTCACCATTCTTCTTGCACAAGGTGGATCCCTGTGCTTGTCTATATTCATATAAGATGTTTACTTCTCAAAAAATTGATAGACTGTTTGTTCTGAATGCACAGGAATGGATAATGGAACAATGGGAGAAGAACTATTACATTAGTTCTATTGCTGGCGCTAATAATGGAAGTTCCCTTGTGGTGATGTCAAAAGGTACACTGCTGTAGTGATTAGTTGTGGCATTAATATACTAACTTTAATGGTGTTAATGAATAAAGTTGCATGACCTATGCGGACCTTTTTTTTGTCATGCGAGATTGCATTTTCATATCAGTAAGGTATGCTTTAGCAATATGCTCCAAAGTTTCATGCCATATATGATGCTGAGGAAAAAAATTGGCTTGGAAAGAATGAATGAATCTATTCTTTGTAATGTGTTCTTTTAATGCTATGTTGGTGTAACTTTAATCTGGCCATGCAgtaatctttcttttctttttctggattGCTGTATGGTGTTTGGGTTGGTTCTTCTTAGTTGTTGAGGTCTAGGTTCGCTCTTCCTAAAGTTCCCAGAAAGATCCACTGGCTGTGGGACATACATGCTGTGGTTATTATCAAGATAACCACGATTCTTTTTGCTTACCTCTTAGGGTTCTCCACATTGGTGACTGATGTGTTTGTGTTGGACATTAATGTTTTGAGTCTTTTGACCAAAGGTTGTTGTTTGTTATATATTGATAAGGATTgcataggttttttttatgaagtggatcttgtcattttgtaAACAGAGTAAGATACAGTGGACttttgtacccaaaaaaagggaaaaaagattTGGATATTACTAGACAGAATGTGTGTGCAAATCCACATCAGTTCAGTTCGTTTACAATCAGTAGATTATGAACTGTGGCCGTAATTCTGCAGGAACTCAGTATACGCAACAGTCATACAAAGTAAGTGATTCTTTCCCCTTCAAGTGGATAAATAAGAAGTGGAGAGAAGGATTTCATGTGACCTCAATGGCAACTGCTGGGAGCCGGTGGGGTGTTGTTATGTCTCGCAATGCTGGCTTCAGTGATCAGGTAAGCTGTGCCTATCTTATTATTCTCTTCAGGAATGTTAGTGTGTTAATTTGATATTTCCATGCTAGCAGGTTGCAGAGAAATAGCTGCCTTCTCTTCATCGGCAGTTCAATTTCTCATATGATCATGCTCTTTCTCAACTTTATTCTCATTGCATGATAATATGATATTGTGGATTTTACAAATCACTATAGGCCCCTTCGCAATGTGTTTCTACTTTTGTGTGAAACCACTGCTCTTTCTCCGAGGGGCACAAATaacttttgttgttgtctTGAAACTCTTTTCAAAAGCTTCATTTAAAACTTGAGTCAGTAGTATTTGAATCTACGTTGGACGGGGAATAAGAAGAGGGAAAATTGAATCTTTTCAAGGTGTCAACTGATCTAGTGAGGGCCATTTTAATAAAACTGATATTTTAGGATATGACTAAAGGCAAGCTAACCAGACATATTTACTGTTATTCCGGGTTGAATTTGACTAGAAATAGTGACAAATGGGTTGTGTTAGGCCATTTTATGGTGCATCCAACCAGATATTATGGCAACGAGATCTGCcaactttttatatatttaaaacgtGATCAGTAGCATTTCATGATAGCCAAGGCATGTTGATTTTGCAGTCATTTTATGGTCCACCCTCTCATTTTCCATTGGCTTTTCACAGGTTGTGGAGCTGGATTTTCTCTATCCAAGTGAAGGCATCCACAGACGTTGGGATAATGGTTTCCGGATAACGTCAACAGCTGCAACTTGGGATCAAGCAGCCCTCATCTTGAGTGTCCCCAAGCGCAAACCTGGTGATGAAACCCAGGAGACTTTGCGTACATCTCAATTTCCTAGCACACATGTGAAGGTATGaagtttttctttaaagtGAATGACCTTGACACtcttttaaccttttttttttggaagacACAATAATATAAGACTATTGATATCCTCACTCTAAATTCTGGTATACTTTTGCACAGGAAAAATGGGCAAAGAATCTGTATCTTGCTTGTTTGTGCTATGGGCGAACCGTATCTTGATTCCTGTGTTATCGGCAGGAATTTGTAAGTCGATATTTTTAGATttggttattttgtttttctccctCTCTGGGTTGATAATGATTTGTAAGAAAATATGTTGAACGAGAGGAGTTAGCTGCAGCAGCACAGATTATGTTGTACGATAAATGTTTTATGAGCCGTATAGTTGGCTTTTATTTTGAGATCCCGCCAGTAATTTAAAGTTAAATTATGCAGTGCTCTGTTCCTCATTTGTTTTCTCTCACGTTTGCACAATGCAAAAATGCCCATTGCTAATGCCCCTCTTATCATCGTCATCCGATTCCTTCCCTTGAAGTTTTAATTAGATTTGTTTAGAAATTGGACAAGTTTTCGAGTCCATGATATGAAAATGTAACAAAAATCAGAATAAAAAAGTGCTTGagcgaattttttttggtcgaatcATTTGACTCGAATGTACTTAGCGATAAAGTGAATCAAAGCCAATCCATTTTGATTTGCTAATCACTGTTTTGATTGCCTCAAACTAGTACTGTAACTGAATCTAACCAATCCCGTTTTGTGACCTGCTTGCTAATGGTAACTTCTCATCGTAAAAGATTATATATTGTCTTGCATATATCGAAGGAGGGAAAGTGTATACCGTTAAAATAGTTGGGAAAACTTTTAttgttgaagatgaagaaattgagGGCGAGATTAAGTTAAATTCGAATGAGTtagggattttaattttttatattaaataatcaGTATCATCGTGTGGCATGAAACATGATAGTAAATGGTAACAACTAATGAAAATgacaagtataaaaaaatttaaaaacatgtAATTTAGTTCGAATTAAGCGATTTTCAAACTGGCCAAAGCAGAGCTAAACCATCGATGACGGTATGTACCGTATATATTTGATATAACCAACCCCTATacatttgatataaaaattataatttagaatttgtaaGCGCATCtttcattttataaatttttatggtgcatattttatagtaaacaaTCTTGTTAAACCTTAAAGATAAAGAGAAATAATATCTAGGGAGGCACCAAAATAGAAATAATATGTgagttcctttttttattttttgggttggaaAAAATAACATGTGAGTTCGTATGTGTAGAGCAAAGAAGATGATAAATAAGAGTGCCCCGCTAAGACACATggacagacagacagagagat
Protein-coding regions in this window:
- the LOC18772900 gene encoding casein kinase 1-like protein HD16, producing the protein MPELRRGVRRGRARVAHKPSDLPPPSRRTRATVAREAAEAVVRPRTRLAVRKLKEEEKQEQEPEPEPEQEDRVIVISEKDSDSEGKKGKEIVEEDKKAVMADDSGGLSANKAAGQEEEGSTAPFPEKVQVGGSPLYKVERKLGKGGFGQVFVGRRVTGGVDRTSGPGAIEVALKFEHRNSKGCTYGPPYEWQVYNTLGGSHGVPKVHYKGKQGDYYVMVMDMLGPSLWDVWNTSGQAMSAEMVACIAVESLSILEKMHSRGYVHGDVKPENFLLGQPSTAQEKKLFLVDLGLATKWKDTNGGHVDYDQRPDMFRGTVRYASVHAHLGRTASRRDDLESLAYTLIFLHRGRLPWQGYQGDNKSFLVCKKKMATSPEMLCCFCPPPLRQFLEVVVNMKFDEEPNYSKLISLFESLIGSNPAVRPIKIDGAQKIISQVGQKRGRLNIEEDDDGQPRKKVRLGVPATQWISVYNARMPMKQRYHYNVADARLAQHVERGIQDGLLISCVSSCSNLWALIMDAGTGFTNQVYELSPFFLHKEWIMEQWEKNYYISSIAGANNGSSLVVMSKGTQYTQQSYKVSDSFPFKWINKKWREGFHVTSMATAGSRWGVVMSRNAGFSDQVVELDFLYPSEGIHRRWDNGFRITSTAATWDQAALILSVPKRKPGDETQETLRTSQFPSTHVKEKWAKNLYLACLCYGRTVS